The following proteins are co-located in the Camelina sativa cultivar DH55 chromosome 12, Cs, whole genome shotgun sequence genome:
- the LOC104732353 gene encoding dirigent protein 18-like → MTKQSPVSLSKSIFLIVALFTATTALNPAPEDPIFELYMHDILGGSSPTARPITGLLGNIYNGQVPFAKPIGFVPPENSVAIPNANGALPTVNGINGIPLGTGLSGTAFSGQNLNGIQTQLGPDGLSLGFGTITVIDDIITSGPDLGSQPLGKAQGVYVASSADGSTQMMAFTVMLEGGEYNDNLNFYGIYRIGSTMSHLSVTGGTGRFKNACGFAEVRPLIPAGQHFVDGAEMLLRIIVHLKY, encoded by the coding sequence ATGACGAAACAATCACCAGTCTCACTttcaaaatcaatctttctcatAGTTGCTCTTTTTACTGCAACAACTGCACTCAATCCTGCACCAGAAGACCCGATTTTCGAGTTGTACATGCACGACATACTTGGCGGAAGCAGTCCTACAGCAAGACCCATTACTGGTTTGCTTGGAAATATCTACAACGGCCAAGTACCATTCGCTAAGCCTATCGGTTTCGTTCCACCCGAAAACAGTGTAGCCATACCAAATGCAAACGGCGCTTTGCCAACGGTTAACGGTATAAACGGCATACCTTTAGGTACCGGTTTGTCTGGAACAGCGTTTTCTGGTCAGAATCTAAATGGGATTCAGACACAGTTGGGTCCTGATGGTCTTAGTCTTGGATTCGGAACGATCACGGTGATTGACGACATAATCACATCCGGTCCTGACTTGGGGTCACAGCCACTTGGTAAGGCTCAAGGGGTTTATGTTGCCAGCTCAGCCGATGGAAGCACACAGATGATGGCTTTCACAGTTATGCTTGAAGGTGGAGAGTACAATGATAATCTCAATTTCTATGGAATTTATAGGATTGGAAGCACCATGTCACATCTGTCTGTGACTGGAGGAACCGGTAGGTTTAAAAACGCTTGCGGGTTCGCAGAGGTTAGGCCGTTGATTCCTGCAGGGCAACACTTTGTTGATGGAGCAGAGATGCTGTTGAGGATCATCGTCCATCTAAAATACTGA
- the LOC104732354 gene encoding GDT1-like protein 2, chloroplastic, with translation MKVTSLSKNANSAAAIAVSSIRKLPFLSVSESLPCPKSSTKPTFLPLRCRRRPKLDLLWGKFRVGASNAGVGSGSYSGGEEDGSQSSSLDQSPASSSESLKPQGPFPYSLSIALVLLSCGLVFSLITFVKGGPSSVLAAVAKSGFTAAFSLIFVSEIGDKTFFIAALLAMQYEKTLVLLGSMGALSLMTILSVVIGKIFKSVPAQFQTTLPIGEYAAIALLMFFGLKSIKDAWDLPPAEVKNGEETGIELGEYSEAEELVKEKASKKLTNPLEILWKSFSLVFFAEWGDRSMLATVALGAAQSPWGVASGAIAGHLVATLLAIIGGAFLANYISEKLVGYVGGALFLVFAAATFFGVF, from the exons ATGAAGGTCACAAGCTTGAGCAAGAATGCTAACTCCGCAGCAGCTATAGCTGTATCTTCAATAAGAAAACTCCCATTCCTCTCTGTGTCTGAATCTTTGCCTTGTCCGAAGAGTTCGACTAAACCCACGTTTCTTCCTT TGAGATGTAGACGGAGACCAAAGTTGGATTTACTCTGGGGGAAATTTAGAGTTGGTGCATCAAACGCTGGAGTTGGATCCGGGAGCTATAGTGGTGGTGAGGAGGATGGATCTCAAAGTAGTTCTCTTGATCAATCTCCTGCCAGTTCATCAGAAAG CTTAAAACCTCAGGGGCCATTCCCTTATTCTTTGTCAATAGCACTTGTACTACTAAGTTGCGGTTTGGTATTTTCTCTTATCACTTTTGTGAAAGGAGGACCATCCTCAGTTCTTGCAGCAGTAGCAAAGTCAGGCTTCACAGCAGCCTTCTCACTGATATTTGTTTCCGAGATTGGAGACAAG ACATTTTTTATTGCGGCGTTGTTGGCCATGCAGTATGAGAAAACACTG GTCCTTTTAGGTTCAATGGGAGCTTTATCTTTGATGACTATCTTATCGGTTGTTATTGGGAAGATATTTAAATCCGTGCCTGCTCAGTTTCAGACAA CACTACCGATAGGAGAATATGCTGCAATTGCGCTTCTCATGTTCTTTGGATTGAAATCTATTAAGGACGCATGGGATCTTCCACCTGCGGAAGTCAAGAATGGTGAGGAAACCGGTATCGAACTTGGTGAATATTCTGAAGCTGAGGAACTCGTTAAAGAAAAGGCGTCCAAGAAGCTCACAAACCCACTTGAGATCCTGTGGAAATCATTCAGCCTCGTGTTCTTTGCA GAATGGGGAGATCGGTCAATGCTTGCAACTGTTGCGCTTGGTGCTGCACAG TCTCCATGGGGAGTTGCAAGCGGAGCTATTGCTGGACACTTAGTGGCAACATTGCTTGCAATCATAGGCGGCGCGTTCCTTGCCAACTATATCTCTGAGAAACTG GTGGGCTATGTGGGTGGAGCTCTCTTCTTAGTCTTTGCTGCTGCCACATTCTTTGGAGTGTTCTGA